In the genome of Planctomycetota bacterium, the window CTTCCCTAACGCCTGCCGAGAAGCAACGCGCAGGCATGACATTGGCAGACGCGCTGTTTCCGAGGTCCGATGAATGCGGTGAGTACGGAATGGACTTGCAGGCTTCCGAGAGCGGAGCCGCGTCACGGTTCCCCGCCCTCGCGAATGAAGTCCAGAAAATGAAATCCCAGGAAGCCGCTTTCGCTGAACGGTTGAGCAAACTCATGCACGCCAAGTGCATCAGCCAGACAGAGTTGGCTAAGCTCATTGGATGTTCGCAGCCGGCGATTTCCCAGATGCTCAATCGTAAGTGCCGTCCACAGAAACGAACTATTTTCAAGCTGGCTTCTGCCATGAACGTCTCCGCATCCGAACTTTGGCCCGATATCGAGCTCAGCTCAAT includes:
- a CDS encoding helix-turn-helix transcriptional regulator, which codes for MPASTDTPRDLSLSPTDLPHLLIQQLQASQEGKGFLRHLLECSDDVRKVALEMLGVLNDPSLTPAEKQRAGMTLADALFPRSDECGEYGMDLQASESGAASRFPALANEVQKMKSQEAAFAERLSKLMHAKCISQTELAKLIGCSQPAISQMLNRKCRPQKRTIFKLASAMNVSASELWPDIELSSMLDAISAAQVDDTPMSEAEAKALDENAPRNRPTARPQTLPKRTR